From the Musa acuminata AAA Group cultivar baxijiao chromosome BXJ1-2, Cavendish_Baxijiao_AAA, whole genome shotgun sequence genome, one window contains:
- the LOC103972822 gene encoding PTI1-like tyrosine-protein kinase 3 — translation MGKMRRWLCCYHQVDEPYHVSENEYRKSPTNNTDGPHRGSKYSTAPKSEPPKTPPPIEVPALSLEELKEKTDNFGSKSLIGEGSYGRVYFAVLDNGKQVAVKKLDASSEENSEEFLTQVATVSRLKHANFVEMLGYCVEGNMRMMAYEFATMGSLHDVLHGRKGVQGAQPGPVLDWTQRVRIAVDAAKGLEFLHEKVQPSVIHRDIRSSNVLLYEDFTAKIADFNLSNQAPDMAARLHSTRVLGTFGYHAPEYAMTGQLTQKSDVYSFGVVLLELLTGRKPVDHTMPRGQQSLVTWATPRLSEDKVKQCIDPRLKGDYPPKGVAKLAAVAALCVQYEAEFRPNMSIVVKALSPLLMNKQAPVPPPVAAPSQSPPDP, via the exons GACCACACAGAGGTTCAAAGTATTCCACTGCTCCCAAAAGTGAACCCCCAAAAACACCCCCTCCTATTGAGGTGCCTGCATTATCGTTAGAGGAACTGAAAGAGAAGACTGATAATTTTGGTTCAAAGTCTCTAATTGGTGAAGGATCATATGGGAGGGTGTATTTTGCAGTTCTAGACAATGGGAAGCAGGTTGCTGTAAAGAAACTTGATGCTTCATCAGAAGAAAACTCTGAGGAATTTCTGACTCAG GTTGCCACTGTATCAAGATTAAAGCATGCAAACTTTGTTGAAATGCTGGGGTATTGTGTGGAAGGAAATATGCGTATGATGGCCTATGAATTTGCAACCATGGGCTCTTTGCATGATGTTTTGCATG GCAGAAAAGGAGTCCAAGGTGCACAACCTGGTCCAGTATTGGACTGGACGCAGCGAGTGAGAATTGCTGTTGATGCTGCAAAGGGGCTAGAATTTCTTCATGAGAAGGTTCAGCCTTCTGTAATACATCGTGATATCAGATCAAGTAATGTCCTTCTGTACGAGGACTTTACAGCAAAAATTGCAGATTTTAACCTTTCAAATCAAGCTCCTGATATGGCTGCTCGTCTTCATTCCACAAGAGTCTTGGGAACTTTTGGTTATCATGCACCAGA GTATGCTATGACAGGCCAGTTGACACAGAAGAGTGATGTATATAGCTTTGGGGTTGTCCTTTTGGAGCTGCTGACAGGCAGGAAACCTGTGGATCATACGATGCCTAGAGGGCAGCAGAGTCTGGTTACCTGG GCGACTCCAAGATTGAGTGAGGACAAAGTCAAACAATGCATAGATCCAAGATTGAAGGGAGATTATCCGCCAAAAGGGGTTGCAAAG TTGGCAGCAGTGGCAGCTCTATGTGTGCAGTATGAAGCAGAGTTTAGGCCCAATATGAGTATTGTGGTGAAagctctctctcctcttctcatGAATAAGCAAGCTCCTGTTCCCCCACCTGTCGCTGCTCCTTCCCAATCTCCTCCTGATCCTTGA
- the LOC103972823 gene encoding fructokinase-1 encodes MAIGNGGTGSGLVVSFGEMLIDFVPSEAGVSLAEASAFLKAPGGAPANVAIAVARLGGRAAFVSKLGDDEFGHMLAAILREKGVSDAGVVFDAGARTALAFVTLRADGEREFMFYRNPSADMLLTAAELNVDLIRNGAIFHYGSISLIAEPCRSAHLKAMELAKESGALLSYDPNLRLPLWPSPEEARKQILSIWDKADIVKVSGAELEFLTGHDSVEDEVALRLWRPSLKLLLVTLGDKGCKYFTKDFRGIVGSFTVKQVDTTGAGDAFVGALLQGIIEDQSALQDEKKLRQVLRFANACGAITATKKGAIPSLPSASEVMEFLEKA; translated from the exons ATGGCCATAGGAAACGGCGGCACCGGCAGCGGGCTCGTGGTGAGCTTCGGCGAGATGCTCATTGACTTCGTGCCGTCGGAGGCAGGGGTGTCGCTGGCGGAGGCGAGCGCGTTCCTGAAGGCTCCCGGAGGCGCGCCGGCCAACGTGGCCATCGCCGTGGCGCGGCTCGGGGGGCGGGCCGCCTTCGTCAGCAAGCTCGGGGACGACGAGTTCGGGCACATGCTGGCAGCCATCCTCCGAGAGAAGGGCGTCTCCGACGCGGGCGTCGTCTTCGACGCCGGCGCCCGCACCGCCCTGGCCTTCGTCACGCTGCGGGCCGACGGCGAGCGAGAGTTCATGTTCTACCGCAACCCCAGCGCCGACATGCTGCTCACCGCCGCCGAGCTCAACGTCGATCTCATCCGAAAC GGCGCAATCTTTCACTACGGCTCGATAAGCTTGATCGCGGAACCGTGCAGATCGGCGCATCTGAAGGCCATGGAGTTGGCCAAAGAGTCCGGGGCGCTGCTGTCGTACGACCCCAATCTCCGGCTGCCGCTATGGCCGTCGCCCGAAGAGGCCCGCAAGCAGATCCTCAGCATCTGGGACAAGGCCGACATCGTCAAGGTCAGCGGCGCCGAGCTCGAGTTCTTGACCGGCCATGACTCGGTGGAAGACGAAGTGGCCTTGCGGCTCTGGCGCCCAAGCCTCAAGCTCCTGCTTGTGACACTTGGCGACAAGGGATGCAAGTACTTCACCAAG GATTTCCGGGGGATCGTCGGGTCCTTCACCGTCAAGCAGGTGGATACGACAGGGGCAGGGGATGCATTCGTGGGCGCATTGCTGCAAGGAATCATCGAAGACCAGTCGGCCCTGCAG GATGAGAAGAAACTGAGGCAGGTTCTGCGGTTTGCTAACGCATGCGGCGCGATCACAGCCACCAAGAAAGGGGCAATCCCTTCGTTGCCGAGTGCATCAGAAGTCATGGAGTTCTTGGAGAAGGCATAG